The proteins below are encoded in one region of Paracoccus methylovorus:
- a CDS encoding phage portal protein: MAFPWFGRGAGSAALVADPCETKASAAGKVVALAAGSGRVVWSPRDTVSLMRSGFAGNPVGFRAVRLIAEAAAAVPLICQDRERRYDAHPVLDLLRRPNPGQGRAELFEALFGQILLSGDGYLEAVGERAKGLPAELHVLRSDRMAVVPGPDGWPVAYEYAVGGRKYRFDMAGSPDPICHIRSFHPLDDHYGLSPMQAAAVAVDVHNSASSWSKALLDNAARPSGAIVYKGADGQGSLSPDQYDRLVTEMEMHHQGARNAGRPMLLEGGLDWKPMGFSPSDMEFHETKLAAAREIAQAFGVPPMLIGIPGEATYANYAEAHRAFYRLTVLPLVSRVASAVAWWLSEHLGAEVDLHADPDQVPALAGERENQWRRIGEATFLTQAEKRAALGLPPLMPDAEG; the protein is encoded by the coding sequence ATGGCATTTCCCTGGTTTGGACGGGGAGCGGGGTCGGCGGCGTTGGTGGCAGACCCTTGCGAGACGAAGGCCAGCGCCGCCGGCAAGGTGGTGGCGCTGGCAGCGGGATCGGGGCGGGTCGTGTGGTCGCCGCGCGATACGGTCAGCCTGATGCGGTCGGGTTTTGCCGGCAATCCGGTAGGGTTTCGTGCCGTGCGTCTGATTGCCGAGGCAGCGGCTGCGGTGCCGCTGATATGTCAGGACCGCGAGCGGCGCTATGACGCCCATCCGGTGCTGGATCTGCTGCGACGGCCCAATCCCGGGCAGGGGCGGGCCGAATTGTTTGAAGCGCTGTTCGGTCAGATCCTGCTGAGCGGCGACGGTTATCTGGAGGCGGTCGGCGAGCGCGCCAAGGGGCTGCCGGCCGAGCTGCATGTATTGCGCTCGGACCGGATGGCGGTGGTGCCGGGGCCGGATGGCTGGCCTGTCGCCTATGAATATGCCGTCGGCGGGCGGAAATACCGTTTCGACATGGCGGGCAGTCCCGACCCGATCTGTCATATCCGCAGCTTTCATCCGCTGGACGACCACTATGGGCTGTCGCCCATGCAGGCGGCGGCGGTGGCGGTGGATGTGCACAACAGCGCATCAAGCTGGTCCAAGGCGCTTTTGGACAATGCGGCGCGGCCTTCGGGCGCCATCGTCTACAAGGGCGCCGACGGACAGGGCAGTCTGTCGCCGGACCAATATGACCGGCTGGTGACCGAGATGGAGATGCATCATCAGGGTGCGCGCAATGCCGGGCGGCCGATGTTGCTGGAGGGGGGGCTGGACTGGAAGCCGATGGGGTTTTCGCCCAGCGACATGGAGTTCCATGAGACCAAGCTGGCTGCCGCGCGCGAGATTGCGCAGGCCTTTGGCGTGCCGCCGATGCTGATCGGCATTCCGGGCGAGGCCACCTATGCCAATTACGCCGAGGCGCATCGGGCTTTTTACCGGCTCACTGTCCTGCCTTTGGTTTCGCGCGTGGCGAGTGCCGTCGCCTGGTGGCTTTCCGAGCATCTGGGGGCCGAGGTCGATCTGCACGCCGATCCCGATCAGGTGCCGGCGCTGGCAGGCGAGCGCGAAAACCAGTGGCGACGCATCGGCGAGGCGACGTTTTTGACCCAGGCCGAAAAGCGCGCCGCGCTGGGTTTGCCGCCGCTGATGCCAGATGCGGAGGGATGA
- a CDS encoding GTA head formation protein, RCAP_rcc01685 family, whose protein sequence is MEGSRFVKEPFDWHDQRFDTQERIMALQFAQVERRLERIEALIEGLERRLWMTVYGVVAVILTQAVQSILEYAPKGG, encoded by the coding sequence ATGGAGGGCTCGCGTTTCGTGAAGGAGCCCTTTGACTGGCATGACCAGAGGTTCGACACGCAAGAGCGGATCATGGCGCTGCAATTCGCCCAGGTCGAGCGCCGGCTGGAACGCATCGAGGCGCTGATCGAGGGGTTGGAGCGGCGCTTGTGGATGACCGTCTATGGCGTCGTCGCGGTGATCCTGACGCAGGCGGTTCAATCCATTCTGGAATATGCGCCGAAAGGAGGGTGA
- a CDS encoding DNA-packaging protein yields MKSGAAWLACAEPREVDGFLEGLSDNALASLPWLFEFWALPHQLPPEGDWKTWVIMGGRGAGKTRAGTEWVRAQVEGANPDAPGRARRVALVSETLDQARDVMVFGESGILACSPPDRRPVWEAGRRRLVWPNGATVQLFSAHEPEALRGPQFDAAWVDELAKWRKAEECWDMLQFALRLGPHPQQVVTTTPKNVAVLKRILRNASTVTTHAPTEANRAYLAESFLAEVQARYAGTRLGRQELEGLLLEDVEGALWTAATLERCRIEAAPKLSRIVVAVDPSVTGGAASDECGIVVAGVVAEGPVTQWRAYVLEDASVRGGPADWARAAIAAMQRHGAERLVAEVNQGGDLVESVIRQIDPLVPFRALRAGRGKGLRAEPVAALYEQGRVHHLRGLGALEDQMCRMTVAGYDGKGSPDRVDALVWAIHELMIAPAARHLRPAVRGI; encoded by the coding sequence ATGAAATCGGGCGCCGCCTGGCTTGCCTGCGCCGAGCCTCGGGAAGTTGACGGGTTTCTGGAGGGGCTGAGCGATAACGCTCTGGCCAGCCTGCCCTGGCTTTTCGAGTTCTGGGCGCTGCCGCATCAACTGCCGCCCGAGGGCGACTGGAAGACCTGGGTAATCATGGGCGGGCGTGGCGCGGGTAAGACCCGCGCCGGCACCGAATGGGTGCGCGCGCAGGTCGAAGGGGCGAACCCCGATGCCCCCGGCCGGGCGCGCCGGGTGGCGTTGGTCAGCGAGACGCTGGATCAGGCCCGCGACGTGATGGTGTTCGGGGAATCCGGCATTCTGGCCTGTTCCCCGCCCGATCGCCGCCCGGTTTGGGAGGCGGGACGGCGCCGGCTGGTCTGGCCGAACGGGGCCACCGTGCAACTGTTTTCGGCCCATGAGCCCGAGGCGCTGCGCGGGCCGCAGTTCGATGCGGCATGGGTCGATGAACTGGCCAAGTGGCGAAAGGCCGAGGAATGCTGGGACATGCTGCAATTCGCCCTGCGTCTTGGCCCGCATCCGCAGCAGGTCGTCACCACCACGCCGAAGAACGTCGCGGTGCTGAAACGGATCCTGCGCAATGCCTCGACCGTGACGACGCATGCGCCGACCGAGGCGAATCGCGCCTATCTGGCCGAGAGCTTTCTGGCCGAGGTTCAGGCGCGCTATGCCGGCACGCGGCTGGGGCGGCAGGAACTGGAGGGGCTGCTGCTGGAGGATGTCGAGGGCGCGCTTTGGACCGCTGCCACGCTGGAACGCTGCCGGATCGAGGCCGCGCCGAAGCTGTCGCGGATCGTCGTCGCGGTCGATCCGTCGGTGACGGGTGGGGCGGCTTCGGACGAATGCGGCATCGTGGTTGCCGGGGTGGTTGCCGAGGGGCCGGTGACGCAATGGCGGGCCTATGTGCTGGAGGATGCCTCGGTCCGGGGCGGGCCTGCGGATTGGGCGCGAGCGGCCATCGCGGCCATGCAGAGGCATGGCGCCGAGCGGCTGGTGGCCGAGGTCAATCAAGGCGGCGATCTGGTCGAGAGCGTGATCCGCCAGATCGACCCGCTGGTGCCGTTCCGGGCCTTGCGCGCCGGGCGCGGCAAGGGGTTGCGGGCCGAGCCGGTCGCGGCGCTATACGAGCAGGGGCGCGTGCATCACCTGCGGGGGCTGGGCGCGCTGGAGGACCAGATGTGCCGCATGACCGTTGCGGGCTATGACGGCAAGGGTTCGCCTGATCGGGTGGATGCGCTGGTCTGGGCGATCCATGAATTGATGATTGCCCCTGCAGCACGGCATCTGCGGCCGGCGGTGCGGGGGATTTAG